The Lycium ferocissimum isolate CSIRO_LF1 chromosome 8, AGI_CSIRO_Lferr_CH_V1, whole genome shotgun sequence DNA segment GAATTAGCAAGGATGATTACGTACCTATTTGAGCCATATACTAGTGCGAATTTATTAATGACTATGTCTTCATCTTTATTATCCTTTTTACAATTAGAATTGCAGTAGCCATCTTCGCCCCTAAATCCATTATTATAAAAAGATAATTCAACACAAATCAAATGTTATGAAATATCTTCGATAGTGTGTTCaatataaaaagagaatatAATTCTAATTAATGAAACCGTGATGGACCCTCCAATTACGAGTTTCATCGAGTTGAATATACACGCAAAAGAGTGCCTGATCCAATAATCAATTACTATCATACTTATAATCGGCTCATGTTTATTATATTAATCAAATTCAGATgcttaaaacataaataaactaATTTTAATGATACAAACTCATATTCCTCACAAAATATTTCAATCCTAACGTGAATTTTACTATTTATGTTGTGACATATGAGTCACTCTATTTGTCCAGAAAGGACCCAACCAAAGTAAAACAAAAGTGGAAAACAGATGCCAAGTGTTGATGATAAAAAGCGGGGCCAATTTGGGGCGCGTCTGCCAGAGTTACAGAAACCACTGCAAGCTAATTACCCACACGTGACCAAGAACAAACCCGTTGAGACGGTCAAAATTctaatcataataataataatattggaCCTTTGACGTGGACATGGGTCCCACTTTTTAAGACGCGCTCaaaatttcatatcatttggCATTTCATTTGCATTTATTTGAGTTTTCATTTGAATTTCACTTGAATTTTCATTTGAGTTTGCATTTAGGTGGGAACCAGTAAGACACCCAAGTGGTATGCAATCAAGTGAGgaaataacaaaaatggtccctaattttttaaagtaagTTTAAAGTAGTCctttaaatattatttgagCAATTTTTGTCTATTAAGTTCGCTAAAAGTTACTTTCTTCGTCCCAATTTTTGTGGCCTAAAAACAAACCTTATACTTTAGTGtgattataaatcatttcattaagggtaaaagaaaattttaaattaaagttgtttctaattatagagAACTGACATTTTTTTCGGtatagactaaaaagaaaagtatgtcAGATAAACTGGGAGGGAGGAGTAATACTTTGATCTCCATCAAATATTTAACGAACTCCATCTGTTAGATTTAACgaaaatgtgttttttttttaagtcaaaTTGTATTAGGGAAATCCCAACAGTTAGGTGAAATCACGAGAAGGTGCCACGTAGAACATACATCCTACAGATTAATAGGTTTCAAGTACGTCCCGAGGGAGAAATCAGAGTCTGGAAGGGGATACAAGAAAAAGGTCGTTAGAACGTGTATCGGCAAGTCAGGTTGCCTCTCACAATTGGCTTCCATTCTTACCAACCTCCGTCACATCTGTCAGCCTTGGGACGCGCAATGCTACACGTCTGCATGATGAAGTTGTAAGCGTGTCATGTCAGTTGTACTTTTAAGTTGAAAAGTCTAGGATTAGTATAGATAAATATATCTTATAGAGGAAGGAATCCCCATCTCCTCTCCCACACTTGTAGGCTGTAGCCCTAGCAATATTTTCTCTTTAAGAGCTCTAAATACACAAACTCATTCTCGAGACATTTTAAtactttcttgttctttaacgatttatttcttgttttcaatattaccattttcaatattatctattaaaatcattttttagcgGTAAACAAAAATCACTAAAAAAGTTTCATCAAATACTTGAAACCGCAACACAAACTATACTaaacacataaaaatatattaaaaaataacataaacttcACCTAACTCTAAAAAGACACAAAAATAGCAGAAAATGTACCTTAACAGGTAAGTTCACGCAAAAATAATTTGTTAAACATTTGACGGAGACACACTTTTAgcgaacttaaaggaccaaaccTATTCAGAGCATACCttagggactattttgaacctaccacAAAATATCAATGACTATTTCTGTAATTATCTTGTATTAGTGGACCCTATTTTGAAGATTTGACTTTGACCATAAATtctaagagaagaaaaaaaaatagaacgcACCAAGAAGAAAAGTCTCACTTTCCTCCTTCCTTCCCTTCGACCCATATATACCTGTGTACCCCTTAGTCATATCTGCACAAAAATACTCAACAAATTACAACTACAAACTCACAATTCTTTCCAACTAATTCAAAGACCATATTTTTTTGCTCTTGGATTTCCATCTTTAAGGTACTGTTTATTTTCAACATTTATTGCTTATTGGAATGGAGTCTTTTGTATAAAGATTGAAACTTTGAAACTTTTGTTGACTATTTATATGTGTTTTGTTGAAACTTTAAAGAGCTTACATAAGATGGGTTTCAGTTTTATTGCTTTTTTGGCCTTTTATGGTAAATGGTGTAACTTATGGGTATGGATTATTTTGTAAAAAGATTGAAACTTTGAGACTTTTTAGTGATGGGTTTCAGTTTTTGTTGACTATTTgtttgtgttttcttaattttgtTGAAACTTTAAACAGCTTTTCTTTTCTAGTATGGGTTTTTGTCCTTTTGTGGTAAAATAATGCTTATGGGTATGAAGTCTTTTGTTAAAATATCCAAAGTTTGAAACTTTATCAAGATGGGTTTCAGTTTTTGTTGACTAATTGTATGtgctttcttgattttgttgaaaCTTTAAAGACACTTGAGATCTCTTTGTATAATAAGCTGATGGGTTCATTAGATTAAGAAAAAAGTTACATTTTTTATTCAGTACTTTTGGAATTTGTGATTTTATATGGGTTTGATTTAGTAGAAAATGTAAATCTAGGAAGGATTTTGATAACTTGACAAATTATAGTTCTGATTCAGTATGTATTCAATCTTTTACTTTTGGAAATTGTGATTTTATATGAGTTTGATTGAGTAGCAAATCTAAATTTTGGAACCTTCTTTTATAACTTGCAGGAACTGATGTGCACTGGTTCAAAGAGTAAACTTTGCCCTTTTGATTTAAACATGGACAAGAAAGATGGGCCTAGTAAAAACTGCTCAAAATTGCTTGAATTATCAGCTTCAGATGATCTTTCTGGCTTCATATGTGAAGTAGAGAAAGGTTGTGCTGTTGATGAGTTCAGCTTTTGGTATGGAAAAAGATTTGATTCGAAAAAGATGGGGTTTGAAGAGAGAACTCCTCTGATGATTGCTTCTATGTATGGAAGCACTGAAATTTTGAAGTATATTATTGGTACTGGGAAAGTTGATGTCAACAGAGCTTGTGGCTCTGATGGTGCAACTGCTCTTCACTGTGCTGCAGCTGGTGGCTCGGATTCATCGATCGAGGTTGTCAAGATCTTGGTTGATGCTTCTGCAGATGTCAGTGTTTGTGATGCCAGTGGAAACAAACCTTGTGATGTGATTGCTTCTGTTCCAAAGTCATTAAGGAATCTGAATTCAAAAAGGAAATCACTCGAGTTGCTGTTGAACGGCAGCTTAGCTGAGCTTGCTGACCATGAGGAAGAACAAGGAAAAGCAGAAATCCAGATGGCGAAAGAAGGGAGTGAGAAGAAAGAGTACCCGATCGATACTTCCTTGCCGGATATAAATGATGGGATTTACGGGAGTGATGATTTCAGGATGTATTGTTTCAAGGTTAAGCCGTGTTCCAGGGCTTATTCTCATGACTGGACCGAATGCCCTTTTGTTCATCCAGGGGAGAACGCAAGGAGACGTGACCCGAGGAAGTACAACTATACATGTGTCCCGTGTCCTGAGTTCAAGAAAGGTGCTTGTGCAAAGAGTGATTCCTGCGAGTATGCTCACGGTGTATTTGAGTCGTGGCTTCATCCTGCCCAATATAGAACCCGTCTCTGCAAAGACGAGACTGGGTGCTCAAGGAAAGTTTGCTTCTTTGCTCACAAACCCGAAGAGCTTCGCCCGTTGTATGCTTCCACCGGTTCAGCTCTTCCTTCCCCAAAGGCTACTCCAGTCAGTTCGATGGACATGTCAACATTGAGCCCTCTGGCTCTGGGTTCTTCGCCTCCGATGTCTCCTGCTGCTGTTACATGTTCGTCTCCGATGGGTGGAAACATGTGGCAAAGCAAGACGAACATCACCCCACCAGCATTACAACTTCCCGGTAGTAGGCTAAAGACATCTGTGAATGCCAGAGACTTGGATTTGGATATGAAAATGCTCGGCTTGGAAAGCATCCGCACGCAGCAGCAACTAAGGCAGCAATTGATAGATGAGATGGCTGGTCTCTCTTCACCATCATATTGGAATAATGACAATCGGATGGGGGATCTGAAGCCTACTAATCTCGATGATGTTTTTGGATCCATGGATTCTCAAATGTTGTCCCAATTGCAGGGCCTATCTCCAAGAGTTACATCATCCACCAGTTCTCAATTGTATTCTCCATCGGTTCCTCATTTGCAAGGTCTCTCACCTAAGGTTTCAAGTAACGGCTCCCAGATGCAATCTCCAACAGGGCTTCAGATGCGACAAAACATGAACCAATTTCAATCGAGCTATTCCAACATTTCTCAATCATCGTCTCCTATGAGAAAACCCTCAACCTACGGATTCGACTCATCAGCAGCAGTGGCTCAAGCCGTCATGAACTCCCGGTCTGCTGCTGCTTTTGCAAAGCGCAGCCAGAGTTTTATTGACCGTAGTGGAATGGGCCATCGTGCTGGTGGTCCAAATGGTGTTGCTAACTCCCCGCCTGTGATGTCATCTAATAATATGTCAGATTGGGGCTCCCCCGACGGGAAATTGGAATGGGGCTACAATAGTGAGGACACGAACAAGCTCAAGAGATCTCAATCTTTTGGTTTTCGTGGTGGAAATGGTGGCACTCCAACAAGATCACCAATCGCACCATCTCAAGTCAACGAGCCAGACGTGTCATGGGTTCATTCCTTGGTGAAAGATGTGTCATCCACTGGTACCGGGCTATATAGTTCAGAGCAGAAGCATGGCGGTGGTGCTCGTGAGTCAATTCCACCTTGGCTGGAACAAATGTACATAGACCAGGAGCGGATCGTGGCTTAATTGCtccatatttattcttttcgAATTCTTATTCGATATATTGGATATAAGTTAACCATTAGTTTCAAGGGAAAACATCAACATATTCCAGTTATAAGGGGAAAGAGATAGGGAGGATAACTGATCACATTGTTTCAACAATTAAGTGATTGAAAAAAGAAGCATTTGttatattcttatatttttttatataataacaTCCCTTAGGGATTTTGTTCTTTATATTCTTCAAGGAATTGAAGTTGTATTTCGATATATATCTTTTCAGTTGCAATTCGTATTTGAGCCTCTTAAAGTTTTCTTATATTCCTCTTGTGCAGAATTGTGTTTGTGATTTTATGTTAGGCTGATCATTAATACCACTATAGGTACTTTTGCTATAATCAATCTTAGATAGGCTATGGCTTGTAGCTGGTGGCACTATAGTCAAGAATGGCTGTAGTGGATTGTCAAATGAATTATTGGTTTCTGATAGTTACAAGTTGGGAAATTGGAGTTGATGTTTTGAATAGTCTTTCTGTTATTTAAAGTCAAGAAAAGCAACTCCATGTTTTCAGAAAATTTATTGGCATtttgcttagctttatttttctttaacagAGACCCAGTAGTCTTCAGGGTCATTTGTTTATCTCCTGATAACAACATATGGATAAATTAAGTGGTACGTCTATTCTTTCCTAATATAAAGTGGAATGACTATTCTTTATCACCAAAGGTTGTGATGCCACAAGTACCCCTACTTTTTtcaatttggatattttgggTTTGAGCTTTCAATTGAAGTCACTTTTGATACGGATCACTTTACCTCCAAAGG contains these protein-coding regions:
- the LOC132068378 gene encoding zinc finger CCCH domain-containing protein 29-like, with the protein product MCTGSKSKLCPFDLNMDKKDGPSKNCSKLLELSASDDLSGFICEVEKGCAVDEFSFWYGKRFDSKKMGFEERTPLMIASMYGSTEILKYIIGTGKVDVNRACGSDGATALHCAAAGGSDSSIEVVKILVDASADVSVCDASGNKPCDVIASVPKSLRNLNSKRKSLELLLNGSLAELADHEEEQGKAEIQMAKEGSEKKEYPIDTSLPDINDGIYGSDDFRMYCFKVKPCSRAYSHDWTECPFVHPGENARRRDPRKYNYTCVPCPEFKKGACAKSDSCEYAHGVFESWLHPAQYRTRLCKDETGCSRKVCFFAHKPEELRPLYASTGSALPSPKATPVSSMDMSTLSPLALGSSPPMSPAAVTCSSPMGGNMWQSKTNITPPALQLPGSRLKTSVNARDLDLDMKMLGLESIRTQQQLRQQLIDEMAGLSSPSYWNNDNRMGDLKPTNLDDVFGSMDSQMLSQLQGLSPRVTSSTSSQLYSPSVPHLQGLSPKVSSNGSQMQSPTGLQMRQNMNQFQSSYSNISQSSSPMRKPSTYGFDSSAAVAQAVMNSRSAAAFAKRSQSFIDRSGMGHRAGGPNGVANSPPVMSSNNMSDWGSPDGKLEWGYNSEDTNKLKRSQSFGFRGGNGGTPTRSPIAPSQVNEPDVSWVHSLVKDVSSTGTGLYSSEQKHGGGARESIPPWLEQMYIDQERIVA